The genomic region aatttttggtcgcaAAGTGGCGcccactaaaggcattattcgtgcaaagttttaccccgttatattaattgcttcttaatttgtgaactggaaactgaacgaattatgtggaatttaaaattgtgctgtaTGGacagtaggcgtggttattgtctgACTTCGCTCATTTTCAGAACGTGACATAGAAATGCGAaccacataccaaattttgtggaaatcGGTTGGTCAAATCTCGAGATatggaattttaccaaaaagtgggcggtgccgcGCCCGTCGTCCAATTTTCATGCTGGCTCTCATAAAGCTCTCTGATACCATCTcagtataaaatttaatgactctgacgtaattagttattgatttatcgggcttttagtagtttttaagaaTACCgctatatggggagtgagcggggttccTGTAATTTGGTCTTTGGTCTTTCTAGCTTTAGTTAAAAGTGATTTAAttgaatgtcaaaaaaaaaatacgataatTACGATAAAGCAATAACTGTATCTCAAAAcgatgaaaaattacaaatcaaaatgaaataatagaatgtcaaaataaattgtattcagtcaaattttgcaaaaaaaggagtaaacaataaattgggacgataaatgaaaataatacatgttTGCTTGATATGTTAATGACGCGCtaattgtacaaaaattaaagaagcaAATGAAccaataaaagttataaaatatatcgCGAAAACAGCATCTGGAAATGTTAATAATCACTTAATAGAGGGAGTGTTCTTAATAACTTTTCCAATTAATGTAATAATAGAACAAAACATATGAAAATTTGAACTATTTAAGATaaggaaatttaaataattttttgtaaaaatttatgtcgaaataaaaaacattaattaaaaacaagaacaacgttaacttcggctgcaccgaacctaatataccctttacaggtgcatttcttttagtaactatgtgttcagtttgtatggaagctacatatcTGCTATAATAATctgatctcaacaattttttcagagattatataattactttaagcagtaatccatgtcaaatttcgtgaagataccacgtcatatgtgaaagttttccatacaagcacttgattccgatcgttcggtttgtatggcagcgatatggtatagttagccgatctgaacaatttcttcgtatattacatacattattaagcttagtacgcagccctcaagaaacgtaaaaacttcatataaaaaaacgcttaagaaacggtcaagaaactttcctgcaataaatttacttgtgctagtacgcagctctcaagaaacctagtactaatttttgatactttttttcagtaaaatgtgaatatggcaaacctggttttgcgaagaaacatcaaatcaacaattgtttcttgaaggaaattcgaagtaatcgtcaaattcatcctaaattagttgaaatcattattatgaagtatattccattttgaaatgttgtataaaacctaccaatcatcaaccaCATTTCTTATACCAGCACAACAAAATTTACCGCAagaaattttcttgaccatttcttaagcgttttttcatatgaaatttttacatttcttgagagctggatactaagctttATCTTAGAAcataatctgtgccaacttttgtgaagatacattgtcaaatgtgaaagttttccatacaagaatttgattccgatcgttcagtttgtatggcagctatatgttatagtagtccgatatcggccgttccgacaaatgagcagcttctttaagagaaaatggcgtttgcaaaatttcaaaccgatatcttaaaaaccgagggactagtttgtatatatacagacagatagacggacacacagacggacatggctaaatcaactcagctcaacatactgatcatttatatatatacttcatcgggtctccgacgcttccttctggatgttacaaacttcgtggcaaacataatataccctgttcagggtataaaaaataagttttcacAAACGTGAATAGTTATTTACAGGAATTTGCGTCTGAAATAtgtaatttacttaaaaatggTATAAACATAAGTGGAAAggtatttcaaatcaaaatcagAGCGTTCATATGTGATTCACCCGCAAAGGCATTTTTCTGTCAGACTATGGGACATAATGCATTAGAAGGTTGTACTAGATGTTGCCAGCAAGGAGAACGCATAAACAACAGAACAGTTTACAGCACATCAAAGGCATTGCCACGCACTGACGAAGGTTTTTCATTACGAACAAgtgaaaattattacaaaatttcaacGGATGCAAGGTCTGTTTTAGAGGAAATGGGTACAAAAATAGTGACACAGTTCCCACTAGATGCACTGCACTTGATTGATTTGGGTGTGGGGAAAAAGATGTTACTTTGCATTTTGAATGGTAAAatcagttttaaaaaattgaacaatGAAAACAAAGAGAACTTGTCCATAAGACTtgtatctttaaaagacttcgTTCCTAAAGAATTTGCTCGAAAGCCAAGAGgctttgaagaaattaaacgGTGGAAAGGTGTAGAGTTCCGACAGTTTATACTCTACACAGGCATTTTTGACTTAAAAGATTATATTGACGAAAACGTGTATGATCATTTCCTCTTGCTTCATGCCGCATATAGGATTCTtctaactgaaaaaaagtatgtaTCAAATATCAAAGTTGTTCAAGATAGTTTAGAATATTTGCATTTGACAGAATGTGTTGAGGAAATAGGATTTTTAGACTCGTTTACATcgtataattttgaaaactacatgcaaaagattaaaaaatacGTCAAAAAGCCAACGAACATTTTagagcaaataaaaaacaaagatCAAAACTCTGAactttttaggaaaaataaatttagtggTTCAAAAATTAATAGATTTGGTGACATTACATCTTTTGTTTCTAATTGTATCACTCTAAAAGCCAAACCACCTGACAATATTTGTTTTGCTAATGATAGTCCTTTccaaatttttcgattttcgaaTGAAGAAAATGAGGTTTTCATTATAGGCAGAAGGTTTACAAATTGTAAAGCATATTTCGAAAAACCTTTGAATTCGCTAACAGATTTAGGAATTTTTACTGCGAACAAAACTCCCACTGCAAACGAAGAAACGTTTAATATAAATCAGGTTAACTACaaacttttttactttccaATTAATGCCAACGAATATTTATTCATTCCTATACTGCATTCAATTTAAGTAAAAGTCGATACACAAAGATGTCACAAAACTTATTTACTTCAACTCCGGTATTCAGATGCAATGCTACATTAAGCGATGAAAACATTTGTCCAGGtatgttaatattaaataaattttcaacaaatttaattaactttttggtGTAGAACTTTTTGACcgaaattttttcactttttcgagCCAAAAACTCCAACCCCGGAAACCAAAAAAGTTAATCTCAGCCCAAACAAGTAATTTAATTCActattgttttttgtatatttgtagttCCGGAAAATACTCAAAATGAACTAAATAAAATCAAGCAAAAAATAGACGAACTTATAACAAAATTGGATGGTTAGAATCAATATTACCATTAGTATTGATTAAGTATAAAGTGTTTTCCTTACGACATTCATGCTAAactattttcgtaaatttttaaaaaattttgttaaacaaatttgtgaatttttctatattttgtaaaaagtttgaatttgttgttgttgtagaactattttaacatatataaaaatagttttaaattaagAATGAAAAACGGAGTGAATAtcataagaaaacaaatttatacttaaatttgttaGTGACTGCACATAATTTTctacataaacatttttattttagagcAGGCAAAATCTATTGCAGCCTTAATAAGCAGCCAGGCACAGAACAATTTGCTGATGAAGCAAGTTCCCAGTTTGCGACGTAATGCAACTCACGGAAATTGAAGATGATGTTTCCAATAATAAAGATATATACGTAAGTCTAAAGTCTTaccaacatatatgtatgtatgtatatgtatatattcattatCAGCAACTAAATCGGTGTTTCAGGTGtctattataaaaaacattattggaTCAATTGGAGTTACAAacggaatgaaaaaaattctcagCGATAGCGTCATGGTGCAGTTAAATTATGATGGACTGCAAGACAAGGTGGCATTCAAGAAGTTTGAGTGCCTAAATAATGCCATATAtgttaaatttcacttttccGTAATTAATAAGTCTTTGTTTTGAtacactttgtttattttttttagaagcaaTGCAAGTGGAAGGTTTCACTAAAGGCGATTATGAGCGGGAGCTCAAAAGAGCTTTCAAGATGGGTAAAAACCGATATCACAAAGCGGGCTctttgaaaaagcaaaaagataaacaaatataataaattaaagtatgaaaacaattaatttaagtaacattgacattatttttaaatgtaaaatcttaattatagtaatttgtactgaaatggatttctttattatttctaattgaattaaaaaatataaaactataagatatttattttggatTCGTTTTAGTAGGAAATGCGCACAACTGATCGAttcatatatttaggtatgtgaGCCGGTAATTCGCAGAACTGATAGATTCGTATACCCAGGTATGTGAGCCGGTAATGCTTACAACTGACTAATTCATGTCTTCAGATATATAGCTTGGTAATGCGTACAGCTGATCGAttcatatatttaggtatgtgaGCCGGTAATTCGCACAACTGATAGATTCGTATACCCAGGAATGTGAGCCGGTAATGCTTACAACTGACTAATTCATGTCTTCAGATATATAGCTTGGTAATGCGTACAGCTGATCGATTTGTATCCCTGGGTATGTGAGTTGATCTGTTCTGAAATTCCTAGGACATCGCTGTGTTAAAATTCAGCAATGAATTCAGCAGTAAGACCCTCACTTTGGCTCTTACCAACTCATACACTACCTATTACCTTTTGCTAGTGGGTACTAACAGaattgcacctgtgaagggtatttagcttcggtgcaaccgaagttaacgttttttcttgttttttaaatgctttGAGGATATATTCGGTGGTTATTTATTTAAAGGGGGCAAACTATATAttcattaataaacaaatttgaaaatttaattaattaattataattaaattaattcaatttaaaaattaaaataaaacaagtaaggaagggctaagttcgggtgtcaccgaacattttatactctcgcatggtaaagtgataatcgagatttcattatacgtcatttacatatttttcaaataccgtatttttgtaaagttttattccgctatcatcattggttcctaatgtttatactcacgtattatacagagaaggcatcagatggaattcaaaatagcgttatattggaagaaggcgtggttgtgaaccgatttcacccatatttcgtacatgtcatcagggtgttaagaaaatattatataccgaatttcattgaaatcggtctagtagctcctgagatatggttcttggtccataagtgggcggcgccacgcccattttcaatttttaaaaaaagcctggatgcggcttccttctgcaatttcttccgtacaatttagtgtttctgacgttttttgttagtcggttaacgcacttttagtgattttcaacataacctttgtatgggaggtgggcgtggttattatccgatttcttccatttttgaactgtatatggaaatgcctgtagtttccgagatatgtacaaaaaacttagtagggggcggatccactcccacttttccaaaacaattgcgtccaaatatgcccctccctaatgcgatcctttgtgccaaatttcactttaatatctttatttatggcttagttatgacactttataggttttcagcttacgccattttgtgggcgtgacagtgggccgattttgcccatcatcgaacttaaccttcttatggagccaagaaatacgtgtaccaagtttcatcatgatatctcaatttttactcaagttacagcttgcacggacggacggacggacggacggacggacagacggaaggacggacagacagacatccggatttcaactctactcgtcagcCTGATCACTTTagtacatataaccctatatctgactcttttagttttaggacttacaaacaaccgttatgtgaacaaaactataatactctcgttagcaacattgttgcgagagtataaaaagtaaggAAGATCTAAGTTCatgtataaccgaacatttcataatCCATTCAAGATGTGTTGGGGTTCACACTAATGCCATTGAAATGATGCTTTGTGAGAGTGCCCGTAATGTCGAATTTAATTATTGGTACTAGTCAAGTCAATTTGGGGGTAGACTTGTCTGTTACCAGGATGTGGTGGAATGCACCTCATAGGTTCATCGTGGAGAAGATTTGTTTGTCTGAAAACATTGTTAAGTATTCTTGTAGAAGTTATATTGGATAGCGGTGTGAAACCGTTTGGGAATAGCAATCACTGTATGGTTTCAGCCGCTCGTTGGCGGACATGTACATGTTGTACGCATGGTGGTCCCACGCTCGGAATGTAGTCCTTGACTGCATGTTTGATTGAAGTGTGTTTTGATGGGTTGCCCAATAATTCGACAAAGTCCTCGAGAATTTGGTTGACTTTGTTGTTTAACTGTGGTGGATGTGATTAGTTTGTTAGGTTAAGCATGTGAACCGGAGCTTTGGGAACCGGTGTAGGGGCGTCAGATGCGTCCTCGTTTGAGCTCCACGATGAGCTCGTATTGTTATGGCAGGTCTGCTCCAATTATTGGTTAGGGCACTTTGGCAATGCAAAATTTACCAATGTATTGGTTGACTGATCCCAAAGTTGAGTTGCTTTGTAACTGGAGAGAAATAtgatattgttattaattttcacAGGAAATCATCTCGTCATGGGATTGCTCTGAATATACATAATCCCTTAACTTTATTCAAAGGAGATTTTAATCCACATCGGGAAACAGCATTTATTGTACACGGTTTCAATGGTACCGCAGTTGATGTGCATTTGCAGTTTCTAAAAGATGGTGAGTTCATATATTGTTGTTAAATATAGAaactcaaataaattattattcttaatataattttttgcctGTAATTTCCAGCATATTTATCTCGTGACTTTAATGTTATCACTGTAGATTGGCGGCCATTAACACGCTATCCATGCTACTTACATGCTTTGATTAACACCCGCTTGACGGCCCAATGTACTGCGCAGGTCAGTATTAAAATATTAGTCAGCAGGTTGAAGTCCTCATATGTAACTTCTCTAGCAGATAAGAAAGCAGCTGAGGCAAATAACGATATCACACATTTGGTAAATGTTTTTCTTGAAATACGGCAAGTGAcagtaaatttatgaaaaagaaGCCTAACAAAATGTCCTTCTATgtctgaaagaaaaaattgtacaaCTACTTTATTACTTAGAAGTTAATTAATTAGAAGTTGGCATCATCTAGAAAGAtacaaaagtgaaataaaagcaagatccttaaatataatttaataattcaacacttttttcaaataagatcacaatgtatggtatgtactttctattttttgctgaaataaaaGGCTTTCTACCCGGACGCCGACAGAACCCGACCTCAACAGCTTGTCTTCAAATTGTTCGTGATTTCAATGGTAATCAAAAGTGTTTCTTTGTTTGATTGGAACATACTGTGGGATCAATTTGGATAATCTTTTTGATCAATAAATCGTCTCTTCGTATAGTTTTTCGCTGACTTCTTCAGTTGTGCCGAATATGTACACTGCCAGtttgcttaatttattattttatttttaaaatcggaTAAATAAGTATTTCTTGCCTGATTTTCTGATAATGTTTGTAACACTATTGTGAGATTTCTCTTATGCTGGGGTgatttcaaaagctcaaatgctatCTATtctaaaaataagtaattatcTATTGCCATAAATATGTTACTTACGgtctttgtacatttttttgctactaagtatgaataaaaagacAGGAAGGTCGTtacaatcgttacaattctttaaaaaattgaagGCGTCAAGGAAGTCGTTCtacggaatagccttgagagccgagacacatacatgctgcttggatcccctctgtcgtctaaaaatacttgcctttcatcggccttttcaggcaaggaaacaaaaacaagacCGGGGGGCCACACCTGGGCTGTAGGGCGTCTGCGGAAGCTTTGGATGCCGGCCTTGATTAGGTaggttcacaagaaaggcggtgtgagccggggcgttgtcgtgttgcaacttccaatcggcttcGATGTCTTGCTGGACCCGATTgatccttcgtttgagtctcttaaggacttccacgtaaaacttggcctTGACGGTTTGCCCAGGAGGAAAAAATTCGTGGTGGACGATGTCTTTGATGTCAAAAGAGACAATGAGCATCCTTTTCATTTTGCCACTGGTGCCACTGAAACACAACATTTCTTGCTAAGCCtttttgatcatatcaaacttctctgtcgcagatttgcagagtttcacacagaattttaTCGCGTACCTCtactctaacgaacgctgcattttcggcatGCACCGCTGACCAGCCGCTCTTTctttagctaggaacgccctcttgAGATGGTGCgggcacgctccgaagtacagtcgcggcggacgaaaatcagtcctattactttccggtcatgtatacatatttatgtttaaataattcggGCAAGATTTTATTTGGAAATGTAtgagtatgtatttatacatgtgCGAATAAAAAGTGATTGGTATTTAAATAATATGCTATAATATTGCAGCTGCTCCTTAATTATTCTTTCACATTttgaaattctaaaaataaatgaaattattatatatgcacCAAATTTAATAGATTTGAAAAATTACTCACTTTTCTTGATTatccatttctttattttgtcttGTTTGGTTTTGCTTTTTTCTTGAGAGATTTGAGCAAGCACAACAAACCTCACAAATCAGTGGTGAGGTTTTctcagaatagggctgttagTTTCGTCCACTCAAATTTATACTTTtgaaaagtgtttttgtttaaaatttagtaCCTCGAAACTATCTGCTGAAgatacatacctatgtacattttacacacatatgaaaaaaattttactttgggCTATATACATGGGATCTTAGGAATGTTTATgatgtattatttaattaaaattcatagtCCTGATTCAACATTGATTTGTTAACTGTTCTGTTATATAAGTGCAGGGTTTTCCAATAtgagtgatatgatttcttaaaacaaaacaCACACTAACTGTTgagaaaattcaaatattttttatttaatgtgaagtaaaatcaataaattaagttctgaatataacatcattcaaatggcctccacgacttcttttgcaggaacgagtcccatgaacccaatttttgagtactttttttcaataaatcaagTCATGTGTCATAAAtatgctaaagaccaatgacttcaaataatcgCACAAGAAATAGTCTGAaagtgttaaatcacaactttttggaagccattcaatgtcacaatttcttgaaataatcgaaggTTTTCAAGGCAAAAATAAAAggatatatttgtgtttattttgcgGCGACAttagtaatataattttattaaatttaatgacatattattgtacaacttttgaagtatattaaaaaaaattctaatgaaaaatattaatatttataaataaacctGTGACGGTGAATATCCAGAAAGTGGAACATTATAACTCGTTACCGGAtcatcttaaaaataaaattgatatgCGTTTTAAAAGTGAAGTATTACTTGGAAGTAAAAATCGcgattttatctaaaaaaattgcggttaatttgttaacaaaaaataaaaaaaaatttaaaaaaaaaaactccatcTGATTACCTGTTGATTTATGTGAAGAagtaatgttcaaattttcaaaaagatcGCTTCAGTAGATTTTGAGTTCTAATGTTCACGAActtcaaaaataactttttctgGAAAATTGATTTGAAGTTTTATATGTCAGTCAGGTATCACGGCCGGTCGTTTAAAACCCTGTAACTCCGTTAGTTTGACTATAGTTaacaaaatttgtacaaaatattcTCGACATATTGGtcgtttagaaaaaaaattaaaaaaatgaaaaaaaaaatgtaaaacctTACCCCCCCCCCCTTATTGGCAattgaacattatgtaaagaaaataagctcacgaaattttcaacatttcgaCGAATAGCGAGCGCAGGTGGACaattattacgaccataaaatggcaaaagcgcacgaaaagttttaaatggaatacgattattttgataataaaatttaataatttgtaaacgttgttcttgcgtatatttttctatgacaaacaatactaaatacaatgaaaaattacAGATCATGACACATAAAAAATGGCCGGAACGACACTTAGAAATGatatcatccctattggaaaacctGGTGGTATGTAAAGTTAACAGAATATAATAGGTAGATAATTAGCATTGGTGGACTGCAATCTTCGTTTCTAGGATATGTTTTAGATCGTACATTATCATTGCAGAAATTGAGACTACAtactgaaattttataaatgccAACAACTAAATACTTTGATGATATTTGACActtaaagtatatttttctatttctattttatgGCCGTCAAATCGGTTTATAAAcacaagcatatgtatgtaaaatatccTGGATAtagatacacatatgtacatatgtatttttttattcatattaaaattaaaaacatgttAATTTAGGCAGTAAGCATTAATTGCGTTTTTTATCATTCCTATATCATCTCATACTTTGTTTTCAGGTTTATTCTTTCCTCACGCATCATGGGGCAGCTCGTGAAAAAATCACGTGCATTGGGCATTCCCTTGGTGCCCACATTTGCGGTATGATTTCCAACCATTTATCGATAAAACAGCATCGTATTATCGgtaagttaatttttaatttagtacaTTGATGTCATAAAGATATTTTCCAGGTCTTGATCCCGCACGACCACTCATCGAAcgtaaaaaaaatcacatcTTCAGATTATCCATAGATGATGCAAGTGTTATACAGGTGATTCACACCAATGCAGGTTTCTTGGGCCAGGAAGAGAATATAGGTCATCTGAACTATTGCATTAATGGTGGCAGATTTCAACCATTTTGCAAGGGAAATCCTATAAGtgagttagaaaatatttacgACAAATCATACTCAATTAGCACATAGTTTCAAATATCtgtaaattaaatatagaaaatttgaaCTAAAATCATATTTGAGACAAAAATTATGACGTAAAAATTGTCGCTTGATTCGTTCATACCTGTAGTATATGAACTATCGTAAAGTCTTATAGGAAATTTTCTGCTTACAAAAATGgtttctgtaatttttcgattaatttgTCTATAAATCATTTTTCAGAGTATTAAGCTAAAAAAATTCGCTTTATTATTTACCctaacatgcatacataaatgaattataacaagaaaaaacgtgtAACGaatctataatacccttcaaatATGCAAAAGAGCTTAATTGCATTATTGccttaccaaatttcgtaaagctatttatcgaatgaataagtTTTCgaacacttgattccgatcgattCAGACTTCCTGCGGAAAAAATACCGTTACAAAATTGCACACcaatatacagacagacggacatctccgacgtttcctttcaTTCATCCTGGTTAACTTAAAAAACAGGTTTCTGGTTCTGTTTTTTTACATTCATACCACGTCCTAGTTAGTCGcttttttgaaaactattaaTAACAATATCTTATTAAAGTACGCCTGAAAACCAGAAGCTTAAACAAATTAGAATGGATAGTGGCGTTGCAAACGTCCACTCTCATTATTAtacttcaaaataatatttatatgtacgtgGGTTGCCTTTATATTTGGGgtttagagaacaaaaacaaattttaattatccaaattgtttttcaaaatattctcaattaagatctatacactttcGCAGCTTTTTTGGCACTCGGCCCAGTTTGAAACACCAATACAGTCGactcctgtttactttgggGCTCACACGAATAAATTCCCGATTCATCACCTGCTACGTTGTCATAAACCT from Bactrocera tryoni isolate S06 chromosome 3, CSIRO_BtryS06_freeze2, whole genome shotgun sequence harbors:
- the LOC120772962 gene encoding lipase member H-A-like, with translation MKSEIGADEKIAIVDPAIECNRLNCLLDLAQRHADASMKSSRHGIALNIHNPLTLFKGDFNPHRETAFIVHGFNGTAVDVHLQFLKDAYLSRDFNVITVDWRPLTRYPCYLHALINTRLTAQCTAQVYSFLTHHGAAREKITCIGHSLGAHICGMISNHLSIKQHRIIGLDPARPLIERKKNHIFRLSIDDASVIQVIHTNAGFLGQEENIGHLNYCINGGRFQPFCKGNPIRRSRCSHFLSICFLASAMFKHKKFVGVSCPNGCKEGSQHIPVSAKNPFGVVTQTKEYNIGNDAPDDARGCYCIDMPFVKHCPFND